The Hordeum vulgare subsp. vulgare chromosome 4H, MorexV3_pseudomolecules_assembly, whole genome shotgun sequence genomic interval GAGGACGGTTCGTTGCACCCGCCATCTACTCTAGATAGTAGTAAATGAGGCGCATTCAAACCAACCCCTCCTTGGAACCAATCTGGCCCGGTTTCCACATTAGCTCACGACACTCTTGTTATCTATACGCGCGCGCGTCCGGACGCCGTATGCGCCTTTCAGCTAACTCGATCCATCGATAGCGCCACATCGAACGGGCTTCTGTTCTGACGACGGAACGGGCCACCGGATCGATCGAGATCAATCtatctactcctactcctactcctactcctactccagTCCAGGCGGCAACACTCATCAGCTAGTGAAGCCGGGTCGCCGTGTagacgcatgcatgcatgcatgttcctgtttcttcctctctttttttgcAAGGAAAATTCGTCACGTACTCTACGTATCAATGCGATGGAACACGTACTATTTCGTCTTGAATGGAAGGAaaatgtgtgagtgtgtgtgtgtgtgcaaggaTTGTCACTACTACCTCCgtcccggtgtataagtcattcgcGTAGTTCTAGGTCGACAATTTAACTTCCTAAATATGTATCATATATAATAAGaaatatatatttagaaactACGTCCGAGTAGCTATCTAGTGATATACTTTTCATGACATATAACACATATTTAATTTCTCAAATCGGTGATCTAGAACTACgcgaatgacttatacaccgggacggagggagtactactactatactactatagcaacataaATTTCTGCGCACCAACAACCAACCAACTTTCAAACATTGCATGGTGATGGTAGCAGTATGCCACCCGATCGATCGCCATGCGCATACATGCACGGAGAAGTGACACATACCAGAAGCTGCAGACTACATTTATACACGCACTTAATTATATCTACGTCATGCATTCATTCAATCCGTGGAGCACCGCCGCTCATCACTCGCTTGATTAGGCGCCCCATGATCACTGCCAACTCCGCCTCAAGTTTCATGGCTACTCGGCCTTGGCCTCTACGAGTAAGTAAGTAATGCATGGGGCACGTACATGTGAACAACGATATTTAGTTGCTACTATCATTGTTTATTTCTTGCACATGTACGTACACGTCCGCCCGCAGCTACATGGTCTGGTCACGTAGAGGAGTACAACATTACTTGTGGTGCACTGTGTAGAAACAGTCCTCGTTGCACTTATCAAGGTGCACCATGAGACGATCGACGATCGGATAttcgaatgcatgcatgcatgatcgATATAGGGGCTAGCTACCTAGCTAGTCCCTGCAGCAGAGCAGCTGGAGCCCGAGCTTGAGCGGCGCCGGCGGCGTGGGACGGCTCGTCGGGTGCAGGAACTTGCAGTTAGGGCAGGCCGGGCACGCGCGGCACATCATCACCAGCATGTGGCACCGCATGCACACGGCAGCCACCATCTCCATGCCGCCGGACGCGCTGGCCGGCGCCTGATCCCCGTGATGATCGCCTCCCGTCGCCGCCGCTGGCTTCGCCTCCGCCCTCTTCTCCTCCTTGACCGGCGAACGACGCCGCGGCTCGAACGCCAGGTTCAGGTCCAGGTCAAGCCCTTGCGGCCCGCAATTCGCGACGTCCTCCTCCACCGCGGCCACCGCGCCGCCTTGCCGCCTCGGGTCCTTGGAGGTCCTCTTGTGCGTCCTGGTGTTGTAGTAGTGGATCTGCCCCGACTGCAAAACACGCACACACGCGGTCAGGAAACAATCACAAACATATCATGAGTAGACAAGCCGCGCAGGGACGGACGGACGATCGAGCCGAGCGATCATCGCCGCATGCATGCAGATGCAGTAGAGCAGCAGGCACGCAGCGCACCTTGATGTCGAGGCAGCGCTGCCACTCGAGGGGGAGCGGCGCGGCGTCGAAATTGAGCTCGatgccgtcctcctcctcctcatcctcctccacctcgccgtcCCGCTTCCTCTTCTTGCTGGTGGCGGTGGAGGCGACGACGCTGGCGTCGGCGAAGGAGAGGCACGGGGGCCGCTTGCGGGCCTCCGGCAGCAGGGCCGACTGCAAGGACACCATCGTCTGTGTGCTCCCCGCTGCCGCCGCTAGCTAGCTGCCGTTGCACACTTGCACTTGCTCGGTCGGCCGATGGACGCTGGCAGGCCGCTTGGGTCACCCGATCCTTGATCCTTCCAAAGCTATATCTATCAAGCTATCTACGTATCCACCTGGGCGAGCGGGGAGTCAGAGCGGAGTAAAGTGCGCGGCCGGCGTTGGGTCTGGAATGGATTCGGGCGGTGCGGTGCCGGGGGCTTATATAGTGGGAGGCCAGAGCTCAGGAGGGGGCCGGAAATTTAAGAGCACAGAAGTGGTAGCCAGGATCTTAAAGGGGACACACTGCGCCCGGCCCCACCAGATGTTCACAACACTTACTACTGGCCACGCCAGTGCATGCAGTCGCCGCTCCGCTGCTGCACCGGCGCCACtgccatacatacatacatacatacatactccACATTAACCGCCGGAGACCGGCCGGGTGCAGCTCCGGCTTCGGTCACCGCCCGGCGGCCATCACCGCGCGTGATGATGATATGCATGCGATGCGTCCGTATGCGGGCCGATCGGCGATCGCAATCGGGCATCACATGCCGGCTCTTAACGCTGCATGGGCATCTGCAGTTACGCATCACTGTTAAGCTCGCCATCAGGGCATTAAGCCTCCTCTCTGCTGCGAGCTTGCATTGCATTGCCCTCTCGGACGGACACGGGCGTTCAGTTAGGCGCTCGTTTCAGCTAATGGCTGAGACGTGACGGCTGGTCGATCGGTCCGTCGAAAGCGGGTATTGATTACGGGCCGTGGCCGTGGCCGGGCTTAACCAAAAAGCCCCTCATTTAAGGGGCGACCTCAAGTTTCAGTTGGGGGCTGTGTGGATACGACGGCGACGCGCGCGACCGCATTCATTACCGCGAAATGGATAGGGATTAATCATGCTGGGTTTGATGGAGTGGGAGgcatggcaatggcaatggcaatggcaatggcatcGCATTGCCGGTGTAGTGTAGCGTACGTGTAGACTGTAGAGGGAATTGAGAAGATGATCTCGATGGATCGATACTATCAAGAGCTAGCTAGGTAGAGCGGCCTTGGTTAATTGCCTTCATCTTCATGCAGGGTGGCGCTAGTAGCTATCCTAGTACTCCCTTCATCACAGTATATTGGACGTATCTCACAGGGCTTTTGGATCTAGATGTTTTTTTATTGATATAAAAAACCAAGTCGACGAGCTGTAAAAACACCTAATTAATCGTAAAACTGACGCATTAGTAACCCCCGTCCACTAAACGAGCGACTTCCTCGCATGCATTGGTGGAGACGGTTTTCAAAACACTTCAATTAATAAGCTAATTAATGGCATGCGCCTTATTTCCTTTTAATTGTGAAAAATTATCGTTTTGGAGATACGTACAATATACTATGATGAAGAGAGTATATACACTATGAAAAAATCTCTCTCTTGTtgcagaaaacaaaaacaaaaatctcTCTTATCCTGTGTCAAGTGTCATCTTCAATTCTCTCGCTCTTCTTCTTGCTTTACCCGACTTTGAAGCAAGGTGgttgagagggagagaggggctatTAATCAGCAGTAGCTAGCCGGCCGGCGTGCCTCAGCATGCATGAATGAGTAGTACAGTACATTGTACATACATACATAGGGGTAATTAATTTAGCGTGGTAGTAGGAGCGTACAAGATACGCTGAGCGCACAAGCGCAGGCACATTTGAATTAATACACGATGCTCTAAGTTACTGCTCTACGTACGTACTCTACGTAGGAGCAGTAGAATGGTCCGACGGAGGAGTATTTGAGTACGTAGCAGGGGGGAGTAATGCGCGGGAGACTGATTTTACTGCCGAGGGAGGCACCACACGGGCACAGACTGAGCTACTGGTTCGTACGTACGTACccacagccagccagccagctggGCCGCCTTTAAGGCCGTATATCTTAGTAGTTCTGACCTTGAGGACGTACTCTGCTGTAAGTCTAATTCAATGAGCAATACTGTATGCTCGACCTCGACCATGGCCGTGTCAGCAGCAGCGTACGTAGTAGGATAAATAAATGATCGTCCGAAGTATAGCAGCTGCAACAACAGATTCAACCCTGCTCCTGGCTAACAAACCACCCCAATTGATCGCATGAATGCATGTAAACCTAACCATATGtatacatttaaaaaaaataaatccTCGACCATTGTATCTGAACGGTGCATCCAATTATTTTACTAATTATTTATAAAGATTTTACAAAGTACTAGTACTCTATCTATCCATGTGTGTTGGgcatctaagagcatctccagtcgTTCGGCCCCTCAGGGACGTGAAATAGCATCGCCTGGGGGTGCATCAGCGAAAAAATCGACGTGGGGGCTCGGGTTTCCAGTCGCCCCCAAAGGTCGCCCCAactgttttattaaaaaaaaaatTCGGTCCAAATTCGGCTAAAACCGAGTCAAattcgaaggaaattcatagtgcCGGCTGGAAGAGGGCACCTTATATAGCCGCGGACGGGCGTGCACGCGGAGCGACGCCGTGTGAACATGTGGTAGGAGCCGTCGGGACGTGCTCGCCGGGACGCGCGTCGCCGCGCCTTCAATGTGCCGCCCGTGAATCAACGGAAGGATGACCGGCGGTGCAGCCTTCACATTGATTCCCACGAGAAAAGaagcgatgaggacgacgaccacGCGCCTAGTCGCTGACTCGGCGGGCCCATGGTTTTTTCGCACCAAAAAAGTTTCTGCCCACGCCCCCGAGCGACCCCTAGCACGTTGGGTTCGGCTTGGGAGCACCGGGGCCAATTTCGACTCGAGCCAACGAAAAACGGGCTCCTACAGGCGTGACTGGGACGTTTTTTCCCGTCGATGAAAAAATGGTCAGGAAGAGGGCGGCTGTTGAGGGTGCGGATGGAGATACTCTAtaaggctgctcatagtggggagtaacttagCCAAGTAACATGCACATGTTACTGATCTATGTTACTACCTCCATAGTGGGTAGTAACATTTGTGGGATGTCATATTAATTAGGATATAGACTCATTTTGTATTGGTATGTGTGATGTTACTGTAACATAGCTAGTTACCACAAGCACCTCTCTCCTCATTAACTCactgccacataagcaaatttgtattgtaatgtgtgatgttactactatgttactccccactatggccagcctaaggAGAAGCATCGCAACCAAGGCGCAAAAAGATTGGCCTAGGTAAGTAGTTCGAACTATAAAGAAAGGCAATCAGAACACAAATCCTTCTTTCCAAAAACTTGTGAATCTCATATTAATAATTAACATGGCTTGGTTAATCCATGCATGTAAATTTGTATCATGCAACCAATCCCAACGTTTGATATATTAGCGTCTAATTAATAGGGATTAAATTCGGGAGGATCAGGATTGCATGCATTGGTCTAGGGTTTTTAAGATGAAATTAATTAGGGAGATTAATACTTGATATATTAGTATAATGACTTACACGACTTACATTTATGGAATTCCTCGATTCTCTTAGGTCCCCAACTCACCTGGACGGAGGGAGTGCATGAGTTTGTCTGAAACCACTATCTTAGCAACAATGGTCGTACTCCTAACCACTTGATGAAGGAATGCCGATTGTCCGAGTCTAATACCAAATACACGTCGCaccaaagcctaacatctaaaaccGAAGGCCTCAACTAAGCCACATACTAGGTTTGGGGTACAAACTGGTCCGACACACTCTCATGTGCCGTTGCCCCGTCTTTCATCAATCCATCTTCAGAGTAGAAACTAACACACTCACCTTGCCAGACCTCTctgccatcgacgccaccatgacgccagAGAGCGTCCTCCTCCTGCACGAGTCCATCTCCGCGCATCGGACGTCGAACCATGCCACTCCATCGAGATCCACCGCCATCAATGAGTAAGATGACGCACCGCTTCACTAAAGAAGCTGTCAATTGGTCCCTCGAGCCCGTgtacacctccaagaatgacACCCTCAAGAGGGAAACGACAGCAAAGCGTCGCCGTCATCCGAACtactgatctagggtttcccccgaagatAGCGGATACATGTCTTGATCTTCTCCACGGCGATGCCCTCAAGAATGTAATGCCACAAAAGAGTGCCACCATTTCCGGTCTTGACAACAAGCAGAGAATGAGGTTTTCACCCGGATCCGCTCATCAAACCTTCGTCTCGCATCGTGCACACGGACCACCACTGATCTCCGCCGCCGCGGAGTGAGCAAGCCACTCTGGCCAGATCAAATCTGACTGGAGGGCCAACCGCGCCCGCAACTTACCAGTTCACCAAAGCCCTTCACGTCGCGCGTCGATTCAAGGTGACGTAGCGTCGCGGCCAGATGTAGTAGCTCCACCACTTCCGCCGCTGCTCGCCGCGGAGTCTCGGATCTGCGGGCGCACTTCCGCTCGCTCGAATGCCCTGTGCCACCCTCGCGCGCGAGAAGGAGAGGCTCCTCTGCCACCGCCATCAATCGCCCGGGCTTAGCCCGACGGTTTCCTCCAAAGGGGGGGGGGATGGGATGGGAAGTGACCGGCGGCTAAGGTTGGGGGCCCTCGGCCGCCCGCGCGAGGGCGGCGAAGGGGAGCGAGGGTTTCTTCTTGGCAAATCTTAGTGTTGATCAACCATATGTATacatactctctccgttcctaaatagtaTAAGTATTTTTAGAGGTTTTAATAAAGGATTACATAGAAATgtgtatagacatactttaatgtgtagattcacttattttattCTCTATATAGTATTGTAATAAAatctaaaaaatatatatttagaaacagagggactGCATATTACGGTCCTTCGTGGACTGTAATAAGTAAGTACGTAATTGTATTTTCCCTTCTTCTTGGTACGTCACGTAATTGTATTTTCCCTTCTTCTTGGTACGTCACGGAAGCTTCCATGGTTTCTACTTCTGGCTTGGAGGAGGGGCGGGCATGTGTCCAGCACGCGGGGCTCGAGGGGAGGGAGGAGATCGATCCATCGAAACCATCTCATCGAAACCCTAAAAAAAAACCATCTCATCGATCGGGCTCCGGATATACAGTTGAGGCCGGATTGAATGCGGGCTAGCGCTTCTCATAACTGCAAGTTCCAAATTTGGGTCGCCAAGGGGAGCCCCGGATTTAAGGCGGCCCAACACCCGCTTTTAAACCCACGAGTTAAAACCCTTCGCCTCTCTCCTCCCCCTCGCCCTCCCTCGCCGTGGTGGTGGGAATAAATCCCGCTCCGCCAACCCACCCCCGCTCGCGCCTTAAACTCCAGCCGGCCGGACGGGAAGTTACAGCTCTGCGCATGCGATGCAATGCCGATGCATGCTGCTCATcaatctcctctcctctcctcctgccgACCCCATGAAATTAGCTGCGTGGCCTTTATGGCCCTGTCCGTTGGATTGCCATGATGACGGTGgtcgatggtggtggtggtgcaataGCTCCCTGCTTCGTCCTACCCCCCTTCCCTCCCCGCCTACTAGCCTGCCCGCCCTGCCCTGCGTGCCGCGTACGAAATTTCTAGCGTGCAGTGCCGCCATCTATCTACGCTACTAGCAAAGTACTCTACGTAGCAATTGCACGTAGACCTTATTTATGGATGGTCTGATCTGATGCGTACGTACAGGCGCACGGTGTACACGATATACACTTTGAAGGATGAATATCACGCATGCACACAAACGAGGGCTAGACTACTTTAGATCATGTGACTAATTAGGTTGTCATGATGTGTACTCCCGAGTAATAATTTATCGGGAAACTAGCGTGTGAACGACTGGCCACACGGTTGAACGGACAATGTCGACGAACACCGCATCCAACAGATGAAGGGTTGGATCGGCAGAAAGTAGCAAGGGCATGAGGCGATCAGTCTGTGATGGGAACATCATTAGGTTTAGAGGCATTCCACATTGGGATAAGGTGATCACTGCGACTTGATGCCGCTAGTCATGGTGGTTCAAGACGGCTTTGGcgatgaactactccctccgttcctaaatataaatctttcaaacaatttcaataggtgtctacatacagagcaaaatgattgaatgtacactctaaactatgtctatatacatccgtatgtagtccactagtcaaATCTCTAcaaagtcttatatttaggaacggaaggagtagtTGTGTAGTGGTGTGTGCGCGCGCGAAAGGATGGAAGGGAGAAGATGGGGGCATATAGACGACGAAATACGtggataaagaaaaagataaattataTGACATTTGGTCGGTAAGACTACTACATCAATGTCGTGCCTTAACATAGCCCAACAAAAATGTTCTCAAGCATCATACACCTATAACCTCGATGAGCTAAAACGACGATCGCTCATACCCTATAAACCACTCAACTGGCGTAACCAATGGCAGAGGCAGGGGTGGCCAGCATGCCCAGGCCAACATTTAGTTTCCTTCATATTTAACGGCACTTGGGTCCATCGATACAAAAAAAATTGGCTGCGCCGCTGGTCATAACAATTTACTTACAAgtaattctttttttttttgcgcaGATACTTACAAGTAATTCTTACAGGAAAAGGCACCTACAAAGAGTATTGTGGTTTTTTTTCATCATTGTGAAGCTTAATTTCACATTGACCCGTATGCCTGGGACTCTATCTTACCAAGATTCGGCCATGCAGATGTTTCCACTCCAATCATTTTCATCCACATACGGGTATCTTGAATGTTTACACACGCCCGTGTGTTTCCTTCGTATGGCAAAAGGATCATCAATGTTTGCACGAATTTGGGTgatcacggtgatttttggccagTGCAACGTTTTCTGTAGGAAGAATGAATGCTACCATGATACTCcatcactagttctccttttgaagatccccAGAATGCTAGAACAAGTAGTGTGCCGCAAGCCGCATGGGCCTCTAGCAGCTCGAGGTGCATTTAGGAGCTGGACAAGGAGTAATTGCTGTGGCAGATGGTGACAATGGGAAATGAACAAAAGGGGATGGACTGAAACGCGAAAACAACCAAGTTTCAGTTAAGGAGGTTGCCATCATTTCGAAGTGCCAAGTGTAGTACTACGAGGGTAGGCTTTAGCATTGAGATTAAACCTACATTGAGGTAAATAAAAAAAAACCTACACCATTTTTTTAATACATTATACATGTAAACACTTATACATACACTTAAAAACCCATCCCTGTAAAAACACACGCACACTCTATCCCTATGAACATCTCCGAGAGAGTGAGTTCGCATATTAGCTTTAGATTGACGAAGTCACCACAAACACTTTCGTAGTCGATATGAACGTCTCCTCCTACTAAACACACATCACCTGAAGGcctaaaataaattcaaaaaaatgcgaACACCAAGTGTCAAGTCTAGGACTTAAACCTAAACCACATCGAACCTAACAAAAACACCcctaacaaaaataaaatttacaaaaagtCAGAAGGAAAATTCGTCACTATATTTAACATGCACCAACTCATCGGGGATGTCGCACCGTGAGCCTATCTCAATGTCGTAACTGGTCCCCATCGTTACAGCCAGGGAGTCACTGTAACCGATGAGAGGAAATCATCACAAGCTTGATGGAGACGTCAGCGTTGACGGCCCAAATAATGGATTGTCGACTTGGAGAAGAAAGTGAATGCTGTACGAGGGAACTAAATCCCACACCAACATGAAAAAATGTTGCTGTCAGATGAGACCATCAACGCTTCCATGAATGGACGCGAAAACATGGATGACAAGTTTGTGTCAAAAATCGATAGGTCAAATCTATAAAACTAATCCTTACAACATTGTGATGATGGTATACcacaagagggggggggggaggggctagcAACGGAGTCCCGCCCGAACGAATAATAGTACGACTAAAATCTAACAAACAAGCGAACGACTACCTGCAAGTGTAAAGATGAGTGAGATACACAATAGGTACTTGAACTATTTCAGAGGTGCTGCGTAGGTCCTCGAACTTTGGAAATCGTCATACAAGTCCCCTAAGTACAATAAGTTGGTGATGCTAGGCAAAATATAGGCCCACACACTACTTTAGTGTTGAACCAATTTTGGTTCTGGATGACACATTTACTACACTAACACATTTACTAAACTTTCAggacttagagcatctacaatagAAGATGCAAATTTGGAGATGTAAAATTAGGTGTTGTATAATTTACATAATCAAAAAGTGTTTTTTACATCTCGAAAAAGGAGCCAACT includes:
- the LOC123447189 gene encoding uncharacterized protein LOC123447189 — encoded protein: MVSLQSALLPEARKRPPCLSFADASVVASTATSKKRKRDGEVEEDEEEEDGIELNFDAAPLPLEWQRCLDIKSGQIHYYNTRTHKRTSKDPRRQGGAVAAVEEDVANCGPQGLDLDLNLAFEPRRRSPVKEEKRAEAKPAAATGGDHHGDQAPASASGGMEMVAAVCMRCHMLVMMCRACPACPNCKFLHPTSRPTPPAPLKLGLQLLCCRD